The Methanosphaera stadtmanae DSM 3091 genome includes a window with the following:
- a CDS encoding UDP-glucose dehydrogenase family protein, whose product MNITIIGTGYVGLVTGTCFSEMGNEVYCVDVIEEKIESLKQGIIPIYEPGLEELIKHNYNNGNLHFTTDLFEGLSDSQLCFIAVGTPMGEDGSADLRYVRQVAKQIGQTITQDIIVVDKSTVPVGTADEVETIINKELDKRNKNYKVTVVSNPEFLKEGTAVNDFMHPERVIVGTDDDSAAEIMKELYDPFTKNHERMIIMDVRSAEMTKYASNSMLANRISFMNEMANICDKIGANIDNVRRGMGSDSRIGHSFLYPGCGYGGSCFPKDVTALIKTAQDNGLNPVLLKSVEEVNHNQKYYLINKIINIFGEDLSGLTFALWGLAFKPETDDMREASSIIIVENLLKMGAKVNVYDPKAMDVAKEFYFKDLDVNYFSDKYSVLEDADALILVTEWKEFRNPNFNKIKSLLKNNIIFDGRNQYKNSYMKKLDFEYHAVGK is encoded by the coding sequence ATGAATATTACAATAATTGGGACAGGATATGTGGGATTAGTAACAGGTACTTGTTTTTCAGAGATGGGAAATGAAGTATACTGTGTGGATGTTATTGAAGAAAAAATAGAATCCCTAAAACAAGGAATAATACCAATATATGAACCAGGACTTGAAGAATTAATAAAACATAACTACAACAATGGAAACCTACATTTTACAACAGATCTATTTGAAGGTCTATCCGATTCACAACTCTGTTTTATAGCAGTAGGAACACCTATGGGTGAAGATGGAAGTGCAGATTTAAGATATGTAAGACAGGTTGCAAAACAAATAGGACAAACAATAACTCAGGACATAATTGTAGTTGATAAATCAACAGTTCCAGTGGGAACAGCAGATGAAGTTGAAACAATAATAAATAAAGAACTTGATAAAAGAAATAAAAACTACAAGGTAACAGTTGTTTCAAATCCAGAATTTCTAAAGGAAGGAACAGCAGTAAATGATTTTATGCACCCCGAAAGGGTTATTGTTGGAACAGATGATGATTCTGCAGCAGAAATTATGAAAGAATTATATGATCCATTTACTAAAAATCATGAAAGAATGATAATAATGGATGTACGTAGTGCAGAAATGACAAAATATGCATCAAATTCAATGCTTGCAAATAGAATATCCTTTATGAATGAAATGGCAAATATATGTGATAAAATCGGTGCAAATATTGATAATGTACGTAGAGGTATGGGTAGTGATTCAAGAATAGGTCATAGTTTCCTATATCCTGGATGTGGATATGGTGGAAGTTGTTTTCCTAAGGATGTTACAGCTCTAATAAAAACAGCACAAGACAATGGATTAAATCCTGTACTACTAAAAAGTGTAGAAGAAGTAAATCATAATCAGAAATATTATTTAATAAATAAGATAATTAACATATTTGGAGAAGATTTATCAGGATTAACATTTGCACTATGGGGATTGGCATTTAAGCCTGAAACAGATGATATGAGAGAAGCATCATCAATTATAATAGTAGAAAATCTTCTAAAAATGGGAGCAAAAGTTAATGTCTATGATCCAAAGGCAATGGATGTTGCTAAAGAATTTTACTTTAAAGATTTGGATGTAAATTATTTTAGTGACAAGTATTCAGTTTTAGAAGATGCTGATGCTTTGATTTTAGTTACTGAGTGGAAAGAATTTAGAAATCCTAATTTTAATAAAATAAAATCTCTACTTAAAAA